A window of Cherax quadricarinatus isolate ZL_2023a chromosome 70, ASM3850222v1, whole genome shotgun sequence contains these coding sequences:
- the LOC128694223 gene encoding uncharacterized protein, with product MINSIEDLDQSPSFVLEGCDQYLTDKEMLIAMEDFERKEATKDEEKYLLVMQGNITKDFSGSDKILLVQQANCCAVKLKKGGLADALSQVLPLSNPYLFRSPGCHKANLASEVTRDKFGSIKFVNNGKNNPMIVNMFAQYAMGPPHKYYMNCKVDKTYYNTCKYLDTKKGREIIFKECMNELVKWLLTDPNGIIMEKVVFPEGIGCASAGGDWHAYLKIILDFAKELKKRRRNIVIIIVKYAK from the exons ATGATTAATTCGATAGAAGACCTTGATCAGTCACCTTCCTTCGTTTTGGAGGGTTGTGATCAATATCTCACCGATAAAGAAATGCTTATAGCAATGGAAGATTTTGAAC gtaaagaagcaacaaaagatgaagaaaaatatCTTTTGGTAATGCAAGGGAATATTACAAAAGATTTTAGTGGCAGTGATAAAATTCTTTTAGTACAACAAGCAAATTGTTGCGCTGTTAAATTGAAAAAGGGAGGTCTTGCTGATGCTTTAAGTCAGGTTTTACCACTTAGCAATCCTTATTTATTTAGATCACCTGGATGTCATAAAGCAAATCTAGCTAGTGAAGTCACTCGGGATAAATTTGGAAgcataaaatttgtaaataatggaaaaaataaccCCATGATTGTTAATATGTTCGCACAGTATGCGATGGGGCCTCCACATAAGTATTATATGAACTGTAAAGTTGATAAGACCTACTataatacatgcaaatatttagatacaaagaaaggtcgtgagattatattcaaagagtgcatgaatgaacttgttaagtggttattaacagatcccaacgggattataatggaaaaagtCGTGTTTCCAGAAGGAATTGGGTGTGCTTCAGCCGGAGGTGATTGGCATGCATATCTTAAAATCATTCTTGATTTtgcaaaggaattaaaaaaacgTCGTAGaaatattgttatcattattgtaaaatatgccaaataa